In a single window of the Emys orbicularis isolate rEmyOrb1 chromosome 11, rEmyOrb1.hap1, whole genome shotgun sequence genome:
- the INSIG2 gene encoding insulin-induced gene 2 protein: MAESDAAPTISKKCGPYISSVTSHGINLVIRGLVLFFIGVFLALVLNLLQIQRNVTLFPPDVITSIFSSAWWVPPCCGTASAVIGLLYPCMDRHLGEPHKFKREWSSVMRCVAVFVGINHASAKVDFANNIQLSLTLAALSIGLWWTFDRSRSGFGLGIGIAFLATLVSQLLVYNGVYQYTSPDFLYVRSWLPCIFFAGGITVGNIGRQLAMYECKVIAEKSHQD; this comes from the exons ATGGCAGAAAGCGATGCAGCACCAACCATATCAAAAAAGTGTGGTCCATACATTTCATCTGTAACCAGTCATGGCATAAACTTGGTGATTCGTGGATTAGTGCTGTTTTTTATTGGCGTGTTTCTTGCATTAGTATTAAACTTGCTACAGATTCAGAGAAATGTCACGCTCTTTCCACCAGATGTGATCACAAGCATCTTCTCTTCAGCTTGGTGGGTACCACCTTGCTGTGGCACAGCCTCAG CTGTGATTGGGTTGTTGTATCCCTGCATGGACAGACATCTGGGAGAGCCACATAAATTTAAGAGAGAATGGTCCAGTGTAATGCGATGTGTAGCAGTCTTTGTGGGTATCAATCATGCTAGTGCT AAAGTGGATTTTGCCAACAACATACAGTTGTCTCTTACACTAGCAGCGCTTTCAATTGGACTATGGTGGACCTTTGATAGATCACGAAGTGGCTTTGGTCTTGGAATAGGAATTGCTTTTCTGGCCACCTTGGTATCACAGCTTCTGGTCTACAATGGGGTTTACCA ATATACATCTCCAGATTTCCTTTATGTTCGTTCCTGGTTACCATGTATATTTTTTGCTGGTGGCATTACTGTGGGGAACATTGGTAGGCAGCTGGCAATG TATGAATGCAAAGTCATTGCAGAAAAATCTCACCAGGACTGA